The following proteins are co-located in the Streptosporangium brasiliense genome:
- a CDS encoding UDP-N-acetylmuramoyl-L-alanyl-D-glutamate--2,6-diaminopimelate ligase — protein MRPSTSSPRPLSGLASLLGAPSGTSRAPLAAVSGITIDSRQVRRGDLYVALPGALSHGADFSAQALAAGAAAILTDEAGRASAVATGLPVLVVPDPRGVLGEVSAWVYGRPAADVMVIGVTGTSGKSTTSFLLEAGLRAAGHKAGLIGGVEIRAGELRFVPKLTTPEASDLQGLFALMREHGVTAAAMEVSSHALALGRVDAVFYDVALFTNLSQDHLDFHKDLDDYFATKARLFTPEMSRAGVVNIDDAHGRELAAMSKIPITTFSAEGAPEADWRAVDVRLGSEGSSFRVVGPGGVEEDVTVALPGPFNVANALGAIVSLVEAGVPLRAAVAGVGTLAGVPGRMERVPGGEDFQAIVDYSHKPGAVESVLRSLRQVTTGRLTVVLGCGGDRDRGKRPMMGEAAARLADVAILTSDNPRSEDPLRILAEMMNGVLGVSQDERAHVIIEPDRAAAIDLAISRAGFGDVVVVAGKGHEQGQYVGDEVLPFDDRQVVADAIVRRRNRTGRRSTYGE, from the coding sequence ATGCGACCGTCAACCAGTTCACCCCGTCCGCTCTCGGGGCTGGCGAGCCTGCTCGGCGCGCCCTCCGGCACCTCGCGAGCCCCGCTGGCCGCGGTGTCCGGCATCACCATCGACTCGCGCCAGGTCCGGCGCGGAGATCTCTACGTCGCGCTGCCCGGGGCCCTGTCCCACGGCGCCGACTTCTCCGCCCAGGCCCTGGCCGCCGGAGCCGCCGCCATCCTGACCGACGAGGCGGGCCGGGCCTCGGCGGTGGCGACCGGCCTGCCGGTCCTCGTCGTGCCGGACCCGCGCGGTGTGCTCGGCGAGGTCTCCGCCTGGGTGTACGGCAGGCCCGCGGCGGACGTGATGGTGATCGGTGTCACCGGCACCAGCGGCAAGTCCACCACCAGCTTCCTGCTGGAGGCCGGGCTGCGGGCCGCCGGCCACAAGGCGGGGCTGATCGGCGGTGTGGAGATCCGCGCCGGCGAGCTGCGCTTCGTGCCCAAGCTGACCACGCCGGAGGCCAGCGACCTGCAGGGCCTGTTCGCCCTCATGCGCGAGCACGGCGTCACGGCCGCCGCGATGGAGGTCTCCAGCCACGCGCTGGCGCTGGGCCGCGTCGACGCGGTGTTCTACGACGTCGCGCTGTTCACCAACCTCTCCCAGGACCACCTGGACTTCCACAAGGACCTCGACGACTACTTCGCGACGAAGGCCCGGCTGTTCACCCCCGAGATGAGCCGCGCCGGCGTGGTCAACATCGACGACGCCCACGGGCGCGAGCTCGCCGCGATGAGCAAGATCCCGATCACCACCTTCTCCGCCGAGGGCGCCCCCGAGGCCGACTGGCGGGCCGTGGACGTGCGTCTGGGCAGCGAGGGCAGCTCCTTCCGCGTGGTCGGCCCCGGCGGCGTCGAGGAGGACGTGACGGTGGCCCTGCCGGGTCCGTTCAACGTCGCCAACGCGCTGGGCGCGATCGTCTCCCTCGTGGAGGCCGGGGTGCCGCTGCGGGCCGCGGTGGCGGGCGTCGGCACACTGGCCGGGGTGCCCGGCCGGATGGAGCGGGTGCCCGGCGGCGAGGACTTCCAGGCCATCGTCGACTACTCGCACAAGCCCGGAGCGGTGGAGTCGGTGCTGCGCTCGCTGCGCCAGGTCACGACCGGCCGGCTGACCGTGGTGCTGGGCTGCGGCGGCGACCGCGACCGCGGCAAGCGCCCCATGATGGGGGAGGCCGCCGCCCGGTTGGCGGATGTGGCCATTCTCACCAGCGACAATCCCCGCTCGGAGGACCCGCTGCGGATCCTCGCCGAGATGATGAATGGAGTCCTCGGCGTGTCTCAGGACGAGCGCGCCCATGTGATCATTGAGCCGGACCGGGCCGCGGCCATCGACCTGGCGATCAGCCGGGCGGGCTTCGGCGACGTCGTCGTCGTCGCGGGCAAGGGCCATGAGCAGGGCCAGTATGTCGGGGACGAGGTGCTCCCGTTCGACGACAGGCAAGTGGTGGCCGACGCGATCGTCAGAAGGCGGAACCGGACCGGGCGCCGAAGCACATATGGAGAGTAG
- a CDS encoding UDP-N-acetylmuramoyl-tripeptide--D-alanyl-D-alanine ligase: protein MIPLPLARIAEITSGALTGMADPRAVVRGPVVIDSRAVEPGSLFVAIKGDRVDGHDFAAQAVEAGAVAVLASRPVDAPAVVVGDAVTALADLATAVCADLPSATVVGVTGSAGKTTTKDLLARLTARIGPTVAPVGSFNNEIGHPLTVLKADEDTRYLVLELSARDAGHISHLARVAPPKIGVVLNVGTAHLGVFGGKEAIAKAKGELVEALPADGVAVLNADDPLVAAMARRTGARVTWYGRAESADVRAEGVTLDDRGRAAFTLRTPSEAAPVMLRLYGEHAVENALAAAAAAYELGLPVATIAEELSEAEPRSRWRMEVTDRADGVTVINDAYNANPDSMRAAFDALDALAGGRRRFAVVAALRELGEESVALNEGVGRLAAGAGLAGLLVVGPDADPVLAGAAGGATPVTHVADAEAAAAELSALLAPGDVVLVKGPRAAALERVAQALLGGERR from the coding sequence ATGATCCCGTTGCCGCTGGCAAGGATCGCCGAGATCACCTCGGGTGCCCTCACGGGCATGGCCGATCCCCGTGCGGTCGTGCGCGGTCCGGTCGTCATCGACTCCCGCGCCGTCGAGCCGGGGTCGTTGTTCGTCGCCATCAAGGGCGACCGGGTCGACGGGCACGACTTCGCCGCCCAGGCCGTGGAGGCCGGGGCCGTCGCCGTGCTGGCGTCCCGGCCCGTCGACGCCCCCGCGGTCGTCGTCGGCGACGCCGTGACCGCCCTGGCCGACCTGGCCACCGCGGTCTGCGCCGACCTGCCGTCGGCCACGGTCGTCGGCGTGACCGGATCGGCGGGCAAGACCACCACCAAGGACCTGCTGGCCCGCCTCACCGCCAGGATCGGCCCGACGGTCGCCCCGGTCGGCTCGTTCAACAACGAGATCGGCCACCCCCTCACGGTGCTGAAGGCCGACGAGGACACCCGCTACCTGGTGCTGGAGCTCAGCGCCAGGGACGCCGGCCACATCAGCCATCTGGCCCGGGTCGCCCCGCCGAAGATCGGCGTGGTCCTCAACGTCGGCACCGCCCACCTGGGGGTCTTCGGCGGCAAGGAGGCGATCGCCAAGGCCAAGGGCGAGCTGGTCGAGGCGCTGCCCGCCGACGGCGTGGCCGTGCTGAACGCCGACGACCCGCTGGTGGCCGCGATGGCCCGGCGCACCGGCGCCCGGGTCACCTGGTACGGCCGGGCCGAGAGCGCCGACGTGCGCGCGGAGGGCGTGACCCTCGACGACCGCGGCCGCGCCGCCTTCACGCTGCGCACCCCGTCCGAGGCCGCCCCGGTCATGCTCCGCCTGTACGGCGAGCACGCGGTGGAGAACGCGCTGGCCGCCGCGGCGGCCGCCTACGAGCTCGGGCTGCCGGTCGCCACCATCGCCGAGGAGCTGTCGGAGGCCGAGCCCCGCAGCCGCTGGCGGATGGAGGTCACCGACCGGGCGGACGGCGTCACCGTGATCAACGACGCCTACAACGCCAACCCCGACTCCATGCGCGCCGCCTTCGACGCCCTCGACGCCCTCGCGGGCGGCCGCCGCCGCTTCGCGGTCGTGGCCGCCCTGCGCGAGCTGGGTGAGGAGAGCGTGGCCCTGAACGAGGGCGTGGGCCGCCTGGCGGCGGGCGCGGGCCTCGCGGGACTCCTCGTCGTCGGACCCGACGCCGACCCCGTCCTGGCCGGGGCCGCGGGCGGCGCCACGCCGGTGACGCACGTCGCCGACGCCGAGGCGGCGGCCGCCGAGCTGTCGGCGCTGCTGGCCCCCGGCGACGTGGTGCTGGTCAAGGGGCCGCGCGCGGCCGCCCTGGAGCGTGTGGCCCAGGCGCTGCTGGGGGGTGAGCGCCGATGA
- the mraY gene encoding phospho-N-acetylmuramoyl-pentapeptide-transferase has product MMEILIAAAVGLLLSTFGTPLAIRLFSQRGYGQSIREEGPSGHHDKRGTPTMGGTVIVIAALLGFACAHLYSQTLPTVSAILVLFLMTGLGAVGFLDDFIKIYKQRSLGLRSGAKALGQLIVGAVFAVLVTRFPNSYLITPAETRLSFLRDFGPSIGIVGFTIWVLIMIVGFSNAVNLTDGLDGLASGATGVVLASYVLIGNWQLRNNCTTQLGPNCYWVRDPLDLAVVAAAVLGALVGFLWWNAPPAKIFMGDTGSLALGGVLAGLAITTRTQLLLIILAGMCVVITTSVIIQVGFFKMTGKRVFRMAPLQHHFELSGWAETTIVVRFWLIAGLCAAAGLGLFYVEWMPKS; this is encoded by the coding sequence ATGATGGAGATCCTCATCGCGGCGGCGGTCGGCCTGCTGCTGTCGACGTTCGGCACGCCCCTGGCGATCCGCCTGTTCTCCCAGCGCGGCTACGGCCAGAGCATCCGGGAGGAGGGGCCCTCCGGCCACCACGACAAGCGCGGCACCCCCACCATGGGCGGCACCGTGATCGTGATCGCGGCGCTGCTCGGCTTCGCCTGCGCCCACCTCTACAGCCAGACCCTGCCCACCGTCTCGGCGATCCTGGTGCTGTTCCTGATGACGGGCCTGGGCGCGGTCGGCTTCCTCGACGACTTCATCAAGATCTACAAGCAGCGCAGCCTCGGCCTGCGCAGCGGCGCCAAGGCCCTGGGCCAGCTCATCGTCGGTGCGGTCTTCGCGGTCCTGGTGACCCGCTTCCCCAACTCCTACCTGATCACCCCGGCCGAGACGCGGCTGTCGTTCCTGCGGGACTTCGGGCCGTCCATCGGCATCGTCGGGTTCACGATCTGGGTGCTCATCATGATCGTGGGCTTCTCCAACGCGGTGAACCTCACCGACGGCCTCGACGGCCTGGCCAGCGGCGCCACCGGCGTGGTGCTGGCCTCCTACGTCCTGATCGGCAACTGGCAGCTCCGCAACAACTGCACCACCCAGCTCGGCCCCAACTGCTACTGGGTCCGCGATCCGCTGGACCTGGCCGTGGTCGCCGCCGCCGTGCTCGGCGCGCTGGTCGGCTTCCTGTGGTGGAACGCCCCGCCCGCCAAGATCTTCATGGGCGACACCGGATCGCTGGCCCTGGGCGGCGTGCTCGCCGGACTGGCCATCACCACCCGCACCCAGCTCCTGCTGATCATCCTGGCCGGGATGTGCGTGGTCATCACGACGTCGGTGATCATCCAGGTCGGCTTCTTCAAGATGACCGGCAAACGGGTCTTCCGAATGGCCCCGCTCCAGCACCACTTCGAGCTGTCAGGCTGGGCGGAGACGACGATCGTGGTCCGCTTCTGGCTCATCGCCGGGCTCTGCGCCGCCGCCGGTCTCGGCCTGTTCTACGTCGAATGGATGCCCAAGTCATGA
- the murD gene encoding UDP-N-acetylmuramoyl-L-alanine--D-glutamate ligase — translation MSQLICVAGLGVSGTAVARAMAARGERVVVLEGRDGEGARATAAELAGLGVEVRFGEPAELPAGTALVVATGWPPHHPLLVAAAAAGVEVIGEVELAWRLRPAGAAPWLALTGTNGKTTVVRMLTSMLAAAGHKALAVGNVGTPVVEAVTGPADVLAVELSSFQLHRSPSLVPHTAAVLNVAPDHLDWHGSMEEYARVKGEIFVRAGTVVHNADDEWSARLAAPYEAGAGGRSVGFTLDVPRPGQVGVVEDLLVDRAFVADPARNAEELASFGDIRPFAPHNVANALAAAAMARSYGVPAAAVRQGLLDFVPDPHRMARVARVGEVDYVDDSKATNPHAAAASLAAYPSIVWIAGGQLKGADVEELVRRAAPRLRAAVLLGVDRGRIREALARHAANVPVVEVAGQDTGVMDRVVAEAAGLAAPGDTVLLAPAGASLDIFPNYGARGRAFAQAVLERLGGARGGAGEG, via the coding sequence ATGAGCCAGCTGATCTGCGTCGCCGGCCTCGGGGTCTCCGGCACGGCCGTGGCCCGCGCCATGGCCGCCCGGGGCGAGAGGGTGGTCGTCCTGGAGGGCCGGGACGGGGAGGGAGCCAGGGCGACGGCCGCCGAGTTGGCCGGGCTCGGCGTCGAGGTCCGCTTCGGCGAGCCCGCCGAGCTGCCCGCCGGCACCGCCCTCGTCGTCGCCACCGGCTGGCCGCCGCACCACCCGCTGCTCGTCGCGGCGGCCGCGGCCGGGGTGGAGGTGATCGGCGAGGTCGAGCTGGCCTGGCGGCTCCGCCCGGCGGGCGCGGCCCCGTGGCTGGCGCTGACCGGCACCAACGGAAAGACCACCGTGGTCCGGATGCTCACCTCGATGCTCGCCGCGGCCGGCCACAAGGCGCTCGCGGTCGGCAACGTCGGCACCCCCGTCGTGGAGGCCGTCACCGGCCCCGCCGACGTGCTGGCGGTGGAGCTGTCGAGCTTCCAGCTCCACCGCTCGCCCAGCCTCGTCCCGCACACCGCCGCCGTGCTGAACGTCGCCCCCGACCATCTCGACTGGCACGGCTCCATGGAGGAGTACGCCCGGGTCAAGGGCGAGATCTTCGTCCGGGCCGGGACGGTCGTCCACAACGCCGACGACGAGTGGTCGGCCCGCCTGGCCGCGCCGTACGAGGCGGGGGCGGGCGGGCGCAGCGTGGGCTTCACCCTCGACGTGCCGAGGCCGGGACAGGTCGGCGTGGTCGAGGACCTGCTGGTGGACCGGGCGTTCGTGGCCGATCCGGCGCGCAACGCCGAGGAGCTCGCCTCCTTCGGCGACATCCGGCCGTTCGCGCCGCACAACGTCGCCAACGCGCTCGCCGCCGCCGCCATGGCCCGCTCCTACGGGGTGCCCGCCGCGGCCGTACGGCAGGGCCTGTTGGACTTCGTCCCCGACCCGCACCGGATGGCGCGGGTCGCGCGGGTCGGCGAGGTCGACTACGTCGACGACTCCAAGGCCACCAACCCGCACGCCGCCGCCGCCTCGCTCGCCGCCTACCCCTCGATCGTCTGGATCGCCGGAGGACAGCTCAAGGGCGCCGACGTGGAGGAGCTGGTACGGCGGGCCGCGCCCCGGCTGCGCGCCGCGGTGCTGCTGGGCGTCGACCGTGGGCGGATCCGGGAGGCTCTGGCGCGACACGCCGCGAATGTCCCGGTGGTGGAGGTCGCCGGGCAAGACACTGGGGTCATGGACCGCGTCGTCGCCGAAGCCGCGGGGCTCGCCGCCCCCGGAGACACCGTGCTGCTGGCCCCGGCCGGGGCCTCCCTGGACATCTTCCCCAACTACGGGGCCCGCGGGAGAGCCTTCGCCCAGGCCGTCCTGGAGCGCCTGGGCGGGGCGCGGGGCGGTGCCGGGGAGGGATGA